In Lactuca sativa cultivar Salinas chromosome 5, Lsat_Salinas_v11, whole genome shotgun sequence, the DNA window gacaggatgacttttggagagaggttaaatttattatttgattagtaaattaaaataaatgattttttaatgtattatggaaataatatattaattagatatcatattatttaattaataattaatcacaaaataatattggaattaattttgggattaattgaattAACAAAAAATGCAGGGGCTGTTTGGCAATTTACTGATAGTTGAGGAAAGAGGATCTAGAACCTCCCTAGAATAGGTTAGATGAAAACTTCTAGGAAGGCCCtagaattttcgtccaagggctcttGGATGGGGGTTCATGGGCAACTTGGTCCTTAAgttaaggaattagggtttcctcctaaaaccctagttttggctctaagctacctcACCTATATAAATAGCCTTACCCATTTACATTTTCGGATATCTGAAACCCTAAAGGAATAGCCAAAAATTCTTAAGCCtcatctcctctctcctctctcatcctcttgcttgtttgggtgtgaaccattaaaggTGTAACACTTGTGACGCTTGCTCTCAAGGTTTCAAGAAGACTAAGATTtcattgttattgcaatataacaatcaaggtatgttttcttaatcttaaattttaatttcaaaaatataataGTGCAATTAGGTTTTTCCATTTCATGTTCAAAAGTTGTATGTTcagttagagaaaacatagatccagaaaattagggttgcatgcacacataggaatttgtttgttatgctcaaaacccatcagaagtctgattcaagtgggggagaactgtaacatcTCGATTTCCAGGTATTTTGCATTTTGACCCTTGATATGAGAATtgtttgcaaatttggtcccaaaTGGCATTTTAATGGAAAATGGAGGttacatgtaacatcccgaaatagcgagagtagagttgaagggccaaaagtgttaattgggaaagagtgactcggcgagtccatggacggactcggcgagtagagtcgcggctggaccgcgtgttaagtagccgactcggcgagtcgatgagttggactcggcgagtaggcgctgggtggagaaaaccctaattctcaggattgagccctatataaggaacattatgttccttccccagcctctttacttccctcttgagtgctagaaaccctaaatcgcagaggagaTCCATTGTTGagaggattgaagcttggagaagtaatctttgaaggaattggtgggaattgaaggcttggggcaaggggctttgcttggaatcaacttcatttcagttgggggcgtccattggaggtaatatctcgttcttggtccgattgtatgttgtttcttcaatttGGGGTTTGAGGGATCATGTTTAAGGGTGTAAATGGATGTctagagggtagatctgaggttgctacctcagatctggaagggaggagaatcagagagcatgaaagtccctgtgttggagtgtttagtgaggcttgcaagtcccaaaccctagttatgagtgaatatggcctagatctctatggattcacgtaaagattgccactttacgtgatggatgagttgtaggaggttggatctatgttttggatcatttgcatggcctggaatgcttctgaatggattcaaattggtggaactcggcgagtcacatgggtgaactcgacgagttgcttgaagatgagctgggactcgacgagttggaagaacaactcggcgagtcggatgaagatagccttggactcggcgagtctgttcttggactcggcgagtcttgtcgaagagttccgatattctctggttgagtcgagaatcggtgagtcaagggatgactcggtgagttgagtgcgagtggtctctgagttgttggactcggcgagtctcggggtgactcggcgagttaggtcgcggatggagtgaagtctgagcatgggaactcggcgagtcatagggttgactcggcgagtagggtcagtcaggagttgactttgaccttgtctttggccaagggttgaccaatggtgttcaggggcattttggtaattattgtttgttgttttgagttcagcgtattagtggttgaccagtggtggagatcgtatcagtgatcggagtagcccggattatctgttcagtcggcagcttcgaggtgagttatcctcactatatcaacggggtctaaggcaccaaggccgacccttatcggattgagatccgggtagttgtttttatgttactgctttatcatgtttgcatcctgtgagttaggatggtatatgctagagacctgattgagatcggtatccagagagatagggagatgcgatgttagtgacctgttaggtcggtatcctggttaggatagtggcatgttatgtgatttgttgatctgcttgttatctgtgaattgttagatgattgtatgtatatgtgcacatggatgtatggactggagttgggttgaggcgggtcctgctgtgtgcagtaggccaagatacccagggcggaccggttgtcccgtaggcccagcgagcggtccggataggctgtaggtcccggtaggggcggaccagacgtgccgaaggctcggagagtggaccagacagactgaaggcccggtgcgggcggaccagtcatactgtagactcagagagtggaccaggtggattgaaggcccgggaacgggcggaccaatcacactgcagactcgatgtatgcggattgactcagagggtggaccaggtggactgttggccggtgcggcggaccagtcacacagtagacccggagagcatggttgttctatgatcggatatgttatggcatgttatgcgtgtatggtatttgtggttggtattttgggggtatctcactaagctttcgggcttacagttgtggtttcatgtttttcaggttcttcaggagatcgtggcaaggcgaaggcgtgatcgtaccgctcctcgtaattttatggtgttatgattctgggaatacgataaatattttgaattgaaaacctttttgtaaagaattattggaattgagatgtttttgaaaaatttaaaatttgttgtgtTTTACGGTCGTTACATTACatgcgtacgctgggcatacaataCGTACACTGGGTGTACGTGGTCAGGGGTTAAATCCAGTTTTTTAGGGTTCGGACCCTATTTAACCATCCTTAACTCTTTGAAACCTCTTCATTCTTGAGCCTCCACATCCACATTCGACCCTagctaaccctaatccattttgagCATCCTTGAGCCattagtgtgtgttttggtgttcatAAAGGAAGGAGAAGGAAAGGAGAATATCTTGGAAGCTTGGAGCAACCTTGGATCTGGAAGTTTTCACCCTCGTACATCTCCAGAAGGTAGAAAGTTTATACCTTGATGCTTATTTGGTTAGATCTAGCTTGTATGATGTTATTATGTGCTTTTGTCCCTAATCAATGTTGTTCTTGAGTATGGCATGATCTTGACCCAAATGGATTGTCCTTCCATATGCATTAGTGTGTCTAAGGTCATAAAATTACAATCTTGGTCATTAGTTTTCTTCCATGCATAGGTTATAttgtcttaatgagttaagaagttATGGTTTTCAGTATTGAGCACTTCCTCGTCatccaaagtcataaagttggaaactttatgatttaaGAGGTTAATTTGGGACTATACCTGGATTTTAGATGAAAGGGATTAAGGGATTATGCCCTTAATAGAATGAGAAGTTGGTTGACACGTATGCTGGAGTACGCTACGTGTACGTGGTCAACAACCAATTTTTTTGATTAAGCCTATAGTACGCCGCGCGTACCAGctaagtatgttgggcgtactcaactaaGTTAACTCGGATTAACTTCTTTGATTTTCAACTTTGACCAAGAATTttacctaagggtattttgggtattttgagttgtagttGAGATTGGTCACTATTTGATGTATAGGTGACTTGTAGAGCTGATATTCAAAGTTGTGTCATGTTCAACTATCTTTCCggattgagaggtgagtttttctcactgtactcgtgggttgaaggcattaatgtcggcccactaggttatgtatcttGGTTttgaggatgttgttatgttgtatttGTTGGATTttagtataatacaacatcctatggtgcacatacaaccctaaataccttggatctatgttttctctattttacatgcaaatatgaagtttccaagatattaccctatactagcatacaaataccATATACTtggggtaataaaatagatataatacataccttttttttgatgtaacttgtcttcatgaagcttgagagcctagtgccccaagtgtgacacctcaaatggttcacacaacatcatgaacacttggaataaccatgagaagaagacactccaagctcaaattgactagccctcaTACGTGTATTACTTGtgtcaatttcttgagctaaaggggtccttatatagtgtgcacattagggttacaccatgtaacccatgactttacccattccttatgctccatgggttttaacctccatggagtatccatggaccaccacatgggttaaacccaacataaggaatcttggatcataagcccacatatataagaatgaatgatttacacaatcaatccccatatatttaattagtctcttttgatcaataaattgagtccaaatttattcttgatcaatactaattaaataacataattttatattaatatattagaacttataatatattaatatgtcacaaatgtccttttctcacaaacggtctatccaaatgtcccgatgccatgcaacccaaatggaccatgccgagtcgagtcaagtcttaccaattatagttatggacttagacattaatccaacagtattgaTATGTTAGAACTAAGTCCTGATATACAGGATATTGCTATGTAATAGTGAtctgtagatttgcatggtagtttgttgactggttatatgattatctgtttactggatatatgttatatgtcgacatagtttggttgggttgaggtgatacTGCTTTGTGCGGAAGCCAACAAACTGGGGAgaaagccagacataagttgcgGGCCCGAGAGGCAAGCTagacttatgatgtgggctcaGGAGTAAGCCAAACATGAGTTGTGGGCGGGAAGGCAAGCTAGACTCATGTTGTAgactcaggggtaatccagtatgTTAGTTGTGGACctattatgcatgttgttatatgtttgtgtagTGGTaccttgggggaactcactaagctttggcttattgTTTTCAGTTtcatgttttaggtacttcagatgatcgtggcAAAGCCGCAAAGTGAAGACATGATTATACACATCCTTCTATGACATGTTCTTAGAGATTTATGATACACTGATCTTGGGATATTTGTATTTTATACTTGATTTTGTTATGGGTATTGTTTGAAAACAATGTCTTTTTCTTATttgaaaatgaaaacttttattatgattttggCATGCTACAAAAGAATAGATTTTAATAACTTAATGAAGTCTTTTTTGTGGACGATATTCATACCGTTCGTACAATAAGCAAGGTTTGTCTTCTAACCTAGTATATTGTGATAAATATGAGGTACCTTTGTGACAGGTTGTGCATTATACTCTTCCTGCTTGGTAAATTGTACACAATTAAAATTTTGGATACATAAAGGTTTACTAAAATGCAATATAGAAATTTGTCAAAATTTTGGAAGTATTACCCTTTCCGACCCTGGAAGATGAGAGTGGAAATGCTAAAATGGAGAAGTACGGTCCAACTGATTGTCTAGATGTTATTGGGTCGACTCCTAAGCATAACAATCGTAGGAAAACACCCATTGTTTTTATCTTCATCAATAATTATAGTAAGGTATTGCGAAAACACCCTAAAGCTACAAAAAAGTAGGGAGTCAAAATCATATTATGACATGGTGAAAAATACCGAAAGCTACAAAAACATGAAATTGACATATTCATAAGTTTGGCTCTAGAGGTAACCTTTGATACGTAAGATAGGATGAGAGAAAGACTAAGTCAAATGCGACTATTTTTTTAGAACAGTTGCACacgcacgcacacacacacacacacacacacacacacacacatatatatatatatatatatatatatatatatatatatatatatatatatatatatatatattagaaaaaaCTAACAAGAAGCCAACAAAAAATTACAAAGACATAACTAAAAAAAGGGTTAACAATCCAATCAAATAAGACTagttctttgaattttaatttcaTTCCTATGAGTAGAACAACTCAAACAAAAAATAGAACGACAAAAGTACAATTATATCTCTTTCACTTGACGTAAGTCCATTGTCTATCCATTTTGTCGCTTTTACATTCATCACATCTGTCGTTTCAACAAGAATATAATAAGAAGATAATAAAACTACTAGTGAGATGAAAAAATAACTTTGTTTAATCGCTATTTTCTTTAACACCCTCTtctcgagtttttttttttttatcgaaGGATATGAGAGGAAAGGGCAGGAAATGAAATGATAGGGGTGTTCTTGGGTTTTTTTAATGAGGGAAAGAGAAGAAAATGAGAGGAAGTGGGTATTCTCGAGTTTCATTTAAGAAATaaaacaagaggaaatgggtgTTCTCGAGTTTCATTTACACCCTGTTCTCGAATTTAATTTAACAAAGGAAAGGAAAAAAATGGATGAAAATgggaagaaaataaaagaaattagtgtttccgagtttcattaaagaaaataaatgaaatgaaatgaaaGGATCCTTTTCCTCCTAACTTTTCCTCCGATTTGAAAAGAACtaatttttaaatatttcttTCACTTCTATTAAACTTGGGAATACAAAATACAttatttttccttttctttctctttcttttctctcattattttcttttcctttatttttaagcgttaagaaaaaaaaaaggaaatggaaGGATTTAGGAGAAGACAAAGAATTGAGATGGAAGGGATGGGAAGGAGAGCCGAGGAAAGAAAAGGGAAGGAAGGATGGAAAGGGCGAGGGAAGGAAAGAAAAGGGTCCCTCCTAAAAAAATTCGAGAACACGACGTAAATAACATTGTATGTTGATCCAATTCCCCCAAAAACAATTATGCATTGTGATGAACTTACGGTGTACAATCTACAATGTACACAAAAGAACGCTAATAATGTATGATAATTATTAATCTTTTTCTGCACAAATGCCTTGTTATATACTTATATCTTAAGGTATTAACCATTGGCATAGCTagtaaaatttattaaaaaaattgattttatttgttattttcttattttatataAACGATAATCCGGTACCAATGTGGCAATGTGTTGTGTTCTATCACCTTTCTAACAACGGGTCCAGTTATGTCATGTCTAGTTCTACCATATTCCATTATGTCGTGTCCCATATATCAAATATTACCTAGAAAACGATGTGACAGACATGAATAGGGGCATATGAGGAATTATAAAGGAACTATTCAAGGTTTTCTTTAGAGaataaatcttgaaaaatcaaaaTCATGTGTTAATGGCCCATTGGAGAAGCACTTTGAATGACTACATTCGAAAGCACACAAAATTGTCATATCTTGAAATTAAAATACTGCAAAAGTGTTGAGAAATAATAAGTTTACCTCATTTTCCATTCCCATTTCAATGTTGGAATCAAttacaacaacaaattatcaTACAAAACCTAAACTAACACACTCACCATTATCAGAATCCACAAAAGTCTTATCTTACTACCACATTGAAGGCACATAAACCTGTTCTTTCAAATTTTGAGTAGCACTTTCTGTTGGAAAACCTCTCACATCCCCAATCGTCCACTGCGATATGATTCCGGCCGCAATCGCAAACCGGAGTTGCCTTTCCAACACATCTTGATTCCAATACATCTCCGGAAAGCTCGTCAATTTTCTCAAAATACCCGCAACAACCGCATCCCCGGACCCCGTTCTATCACAAGTAAACGGTGTAATCAACACGTCCTCCGTCCCCACCACAACCCCATCAAAATCCGGGGCGTAATAATGAAGCCGAAGCGTTCCATCCGTCACAAACAAGAATTTTAATTTATCGTGCCATAGAGGGGCGATTTCGTCTTTTGTGTAGTGGTAAAAATCTTTCGTGTTATCTTTTGTTTCTTGGTGGGATTCCGCGTAGTATTGAGGTTGGTAGTTTCTTCTTTGTTCGTGGTAGTGTTCGTCTAGTAGGAATTCAAGTTCTTGTTTGCTGACTTCGATGATGTCAGCTTGTTCCCAGGAATCCTTGATTACTTTCCGGGTTTCATGCCGGGATTTCCATAGTGGTAATGGGAGATTCATGTCGAAGAATATTAGGCTTCCGAATTTTTTTGACCATGAGATTGCTTTGAATAAGGAGGATTTCATTGACTCGGATAAAAGGACTTCCGAATTGAAGTGGAACATTCTCGCCTGCGTAAAATTAGAAACAAAATGAAAATAAAGTCCATGTCAGCGTTCCGTGAACGCCATACAACATCATATGGACATCAATGATTAACAGTAATTATTCAATTAGGCATCTAATCAACAAATCAAGATTTGTCAATTGGTGTTCAACAATCAACTATTCTAAACTACAATGTAATCTTTGAATTTGGTTTTAAATCATACTTAAAATCAGAACAATTTAGGAAAAGCAACAAGAATAAGGAAATCATGAGTATAGGTCAAGGGAACAGTACCTCTTTGAGCACTGAAAGGTTCAATTCAGAACTCATGAAAGAGTCCTCAGCTGCATCTTTAACCTTCTCAGCTTTCATCTTGCCCTTCCCATCAAACGTAATCTTCATATAAGCACAACCAGTTTTCTCTTTTGGATCGATTTTTACACCTCTAGTTTGCACTTTTTCCTTATTCATCATCAAAACAAGCTGCTGACCTAAATCATCATCCCCTACCTTTCCTATGAACGCTGCCCTGCCCCCAAGTCTTACGTGAGCTATAGCCACATTAGAAGGAGGTCCGCCAGGCGCTCTTGCAAACTCCGGCGGGTCCCACTGCAGCATTTTCCACTCGGAGTACATGTCCGGGTGCATTTGCTGATCCGATACCCTAACCGTTGGAACAAATTGCTTCTGTGCAGCTCCGAAGCAGCATATCAGAGGAGGGTCTTCGTAAGGGAAATCAATCCCGTCATCAAAATCCTGtaaatcttcttctttttcaattCTGTTTACTTCTGATTCTGATTTCTTCATGCGACTGGAGCTTTTAGTGGGAGTAGTTGTCGTTGTAGAGGTGGATTTTTTCCGGCCACGGCGAGCGGGTTGTGGCGCGGTGGAGACAGTGTGGTCGCCATTAATGGATGCTCGGGGTATGAGAATTGTGGGCAAGGAACGGAAGCAGGGAGTGGAGCGGAAGGATGGTGGTGAAGGAAGGATTTGAAGAATCGCCATGACTGTTGGTAGTTAGGGTTTAACAATTTGGGTCATGGTTTCTGTTTCCGATAGGGTTTTCCTTATCATGTAACTGAAAGATTCAAAATAACATTTCtttcgttttttttcttttttacattGTGACTAATGTTAAAAAACAACAATGTATTTTAATCGAGgaattttttgattttgtttatgtttagggaaaaaaaaattatatacattTCATTAACATGTAAATATATTTAACGAGTTAAAGGTTTTTCTAATATAATGTTTTAAACTTTGCttgtaatttttattaatttttttttatatattttcatataattttcataCAAGTACTTTTAAACCAAATGTTTTCTAAATCTTTTAAAAATCTTTCTTACATGTTTTTTTCTACATTTTCatacaacttatttataattttCATACAACTATTTCTAAACTTTTCTTTTATAACATTTTTAAAGTTGTTCGTAGATTTTGTATGACAATCTtctatttttttataacattttaaaatactttCGTTAAATAGTAATTTAGAACGttgtattaaaaaataaaaaagtttataaattttgaattaaaaagtataaaaaagttataataattttaaaacatttacattataAAGTTTTTCTTGTTTGTTGcgtaatattttctttttatttttttaaatacccTCCATACTTATTAttacatatttaatttatttaattttgttagatattatttactttaaaaatattgCATATgctttaaaacaaaaataaaaaaatttaataggTTGTATAAAATATAATAGTTTTTTCTTTAAAAGTTCAATTGCTTCTAGGATTTCTTTATTCGTTCCAATGATATTTAGATCATCAACGTAGACCGCTATAATCACATACTCAGATGTTGTTTTCTTAATAAATACGCATGGacaaatagtgttatttttataacctTTACTTGTCAAATAATCGCTTAAACGATTGTACCACATGCGCCCAGATTGCTTTAACCCATTCAAAGATCTTTGCAGTTTTATAGAATACATTTCTCTGGGTTTTGCACGTAATGCTTCAGGCATTTTAAATCCTTTAGGGATTTTCATATAGATATCACTATCAGGTGATCCATACAAGTAAGCTGTAACACCATCCATAAGACGTATCTCTAACTTTTTAGAGACTGCCAAGCTTATTAAATATCTAAAAGTGGTTGCATCCATTATCGGTGAATAAGTCTCCTCATAACCAATCCCAGGTCTTTGAGAGAAACCTTAAGCCACAAGTCTAGCCTTGTATCTTGCATTTTCGTCTTCTCATTTCTTTTTCGTACGAAGATCCATCTATACCTTATGGTTTCACAACTCCAGGTGTAAGGATAATATCCCCAAAAACCTTTCTCTTGCTAAGATAATTTAATTCAACTtgcatagcctccttccatttagccaAATAATTTCTTCTATGACATTCTATGACAGATTGTGGTTCGGGATCATCATTCATTATATTAGATGCAAATGAATAAGAAAATATTGAACTTATTATCAGTTTCATTTTTGTCACATATTCTATTTGTTTAACCATAATTTAGTGCAACATCTTCCTTTCCTGGGGGAATTTAGATATTTCGTGTTTCTCCAGAAACACTTTCCTCATGATCTAGTTCATTTCCCACTCCTATTCTTTTTTGTGGGTTCTTATCCTTAGAACCAAATGGTCTTCCACACTTCAGGTGTGTTTTAGACTCTTGAGTGACTTTATCATCAGATTGACAGCTAGTATATATGATTTAGTCACCTTTTTCGTGTCAGTCAGGCAAATGATTTTCCATTTCTTGGAAATGCATTATTTTTTGAACTTCCATTTCATATTGCTTTGTGCGAGGGTCAAGATATGATAAAGAAGGCTCATGTTATGAAACATCCTTTTCTATGATATTCTTTTCTCCCCCCTAATGATGAGAAATTTGCCTCATCAAATTGGCAATTAGCTAGGCGTGTTGTAAAAACATCACCTGTTAAAGGTTCAAGATATTTTATAATAGAGACTGactcataaccaacatatattcCCAACCTTCTTTGATGACCCATTTTTGTCCTTTGTGGTGGTGCAATGGGGACATATACTGCACACCCAAAAATTCTCAAATGGGATATATTTGGCTCTTGACCAAAAGCAAGTTGTAAGGGAGAATATACATGATATGCACTTGGTCTCATGTGTATCAATGATCCAGCATGTAAGATAACATGGCCCCAAACAGAAACAAGAAGTTTGGTCCTCATTATCAATAGTCTAGCTATTAGCTGGAACGTTTAATCAGTGATTTGTCTAAACTATTTTGTGTGTGTACATGAGCAAATGGATGCTCAACAATAATTTCTACAGACATACAATAGTCATTAAATGTGTGTGAAGTAAATTCACCAGCATTATCAAGTCTCACTCTTTTGATAGTATAATCAGGGAAATGTGCCCTTAATTTAATAATTTGAGCAAGAAACTTTGCAAATGCCATTTTACGAGTTGATAATAGGCAAACATGAGACCATTTGTTGGATGTATCTATTAGAACCATAAAGTATCTAAA includes these proteins:
- the LOC111889383 gene encoding fructokinase-like 1, chloroplastic → MAILQILPSPPSFRSTPCFRSLPTILIPRASINGDHTVSTAPQPARRGRKKSTSTTTTTPTKSSSRMKKSESEVNRIEKEEDLQDFDDGIDFPYEDPPLICCFGAAQKQFVPTVRVSDQQMHPDMYSEWKMLQWDPPEFARAPGGPPSNVAIAHVRLGGRAAFIGKVGDDDLGQQLVLMMNKEKVQTRGVKIDPKEKTGCAYMKITFDGKGKMKAEKVKDAAEDSFMSSELNLSVLKEARMFHFNSEVLLSESMKSSLFKAISWSKKFGSLIFFDMNLPLPLWKSRHETRKVIKDSWEQADIIEVSKQELEFLLDEHYHEQRRNYQPQYYAESHQETKDNTKDFYHYTKDEIAPLWHDKLKFLFVTDGTLRLHYYAPDFDGVVVGTEDVLITPFTCDRTGSGDAVVAGILRKLTSFPEMYWNQDVLERQLRFAIAAGIISQWTIGDVRGFPTESATQNLKEQVYVPSMW